A portion of the Cryptomeria japonica chromosome 5, Sugi_1.0, whole genome shotgun sequence genome contains these proteins:
- the LOC131876337 gene encoding uncharacterized protein LOC131876337 — protein sequence MASTSSSIGNEQVIAKQRNDPNSPLWKYVDIIKQLPGGGGFRWKCHGCDIERNSSYYRVVGHLCGIKGRGIKKCPGKNGKPIPDEIVMKYIREHEAAEEREARRLNQTASKKTRGMQGPSNPSIVVEDHPFFATNEPQSEPPLTGKRTKGPLETAFQNESRDNADQDIVRCIYANGLSFNVVRSPYWKQMIKSVNEAPRGYKGPGYEKVRGTLLEKEVKRVEDALKPIRDSWVETGVTIVSDGWKDAKNRPLINVIAVSPKGAMFLRAVDCEGQIKDGEFIAEILISAIESVGPCNVVQVITDNAKNCRAAGLLVEQRYDHIFWTPCAVHSLNLMLQRIGQKIKWIRDVYAEAEDI from the coding sequence atggcatctacatcttcctccattggcaatgaacaagtaattgcaaaacaaagaaatgatccaaattctcccttatggaaatatgtggacattataaaacaacttccgggaggtgggggattccgttggaaatgccatggatgtgatattgaacgtaatagttcatattatcgagtggtaggccatttgtgtggaataaaaggaagaggcatcaaaaaatgccctggcaaaaatggtaaacctataccagatgagatagtgatgaaatatattagggagcatgaggcggcagaagagagggaagcccgtagattgaaccaaaccgcatcaaagaaaacaaggggaatgcaaggcccttctaatcccagtattgtagtagaagaccaccccttctttgccacaaatgaacctcaaagtgaaccacccttgacaggTAAAAGAACAaaagggcctttagaaaccgcattccaaaatgagagtagagacaatgctgatcaagatatagtaaggtgcatttatgcaaatggtttgtcattcaatgttgttcgctccccatattggaagcaaatgataaaaagtgttaatgaggcaccaagagggtataagggccccggttatgagaaggtacgtggaacattattggagaaagaggtgaagagggttgaagatgcattgaaacccataagggattcgtgggttgagacaggtgtaacaattgtttcagatgggtggaaagatgctaaaaaccgtcccttgatcaatgtcatagcggtgtcccctaaaggggcaatgtttttgagagctgtggattgtgagggccaaataaaagatggcgaatttattgcagaaattctcatctctgccattgagtctgtgggaccctgcaatgttgtccaagtcataacggacaatgcaaaaaattgtagagctgctggtttgttggttgagcaacgctatgatcacatcttttggacaccttgtgcggtacattcactcaatcttatgctacaaaggattgggcaaaaaataaaatggatcagagatgtgtatgcagaggctgaggacatctag